A section of the Enterobacter sp. C2 genome encodes:
- the rsmD gene encoding 16S rRNA (guanine(966)-N(2))-methyltransferase — MKKPNRAASGQIRIIGGQWRGRKLPVPDSPGLRPTTDRVRETLFNWLAPSMVDARCLDCFAGSGALGLEALSRYAASATLIEMERGVARQLQQNLATLNATQGKVVNDNTLTFLNQNGTPHDIVFVDPPFRKGLLDETLRLLENNGWLADDALIYVESEVENGLPPVPTHWDLHREKIAGQVAYRLYHRQVPLSSLRTGSVTC; from the coding sequence ATGAAAAAACCCAACCGAGCCGCCAGCGGCCAGATACGCATCATTGGTGGTCAGTGGCGCGGCCGCAAACTACCGGTGCCGGACAGCCCCGGCCTGCGTCCAACGACGGATCGCGTCAGAGAGACCCTGTTTAACTGGCTGGCTCCCTCAATGGTAGACGCCCGCTGCCTCGACTGCTTCGCCGGCAGCGGTGCGCTGGGCCTGGAGGCGCTGTCGCGCTACGCGGCCTCTGCGACGCTAATAGAGATGGAGCGTGGCGTTGCCCGCCAGCTGCAACAGAACCTGGCGACGCTGAATGCCACCCAGGGCAAGGTTGTTAACGACAATACGCTTACGTTCCTGAATCAGAACGGAACCCCGCATGATATCGTCTTTGTCGATCCGCCTTTTCGTAAGGGCCTGCTCGATGAGACGCTGCGGTTGTTGGAAAATAACGGCTGGCTGGCGGATGACGCGCTAATCTATGTAGAGAGCGAAGTGGAAAACGGGCTGCCGCCTGTGCCGACACATTGGGATCTGCATCGTGAAAAGATAGCCGGACAGGTGGCCTACCGCCTATATCATCGACAAGTACCTTTATCATCGCTACGTACAGGGAGCGTAACATGCTGA
- a CDS encoding lysoplasmalogenase gives MLWSFIAVCFSAWLYVDASYRGPAWQRWVFKPVTLLLLLLLAWQAPMFNAVSYLVLAGLCATLVGDALTLLPRQQLLYAIGAFFLAHLLYTIYFASQMTLSFFWPLPLALLVIGVLLIATIWTRLEELRWPICTFIAMTLVMVWLAGELWFFRPTSPALSAFVGAVLLLLSNIVWLGSHYRRRFKADSAIVSACYFAGHFLIVRSLYI, from the coding sequence ATGCTTTGGTCGTTTATCGCCGTATGTTTTTCCGCCTGGCTCTACGTGGACGCGTCCTATCGCGGGCCCGCCTGGCAACGCTGGGTCTTTAAACCCGTCACGCTGCTGCTGCTGCTATTGCTGGCCTGGCAGGCACCGATGTTTAACGCCGTCAGCTATCTGGTGCTGGCCGGTCTCTGTGCGACCCTGGTGGGCGATGCGCTAACCCTGCTGCCGCGCCAGCAGCTGCTCTACGCTATCGGAGCGTTCTTCCTCGCGCATCTGCTTTACACCATCTACTTCGCCAGCCAGATGACGCTCAGCTTCTTCTGGCCGCTGCCGTTGGCGTTGCTGGTGATTGGAGTGCTGCTGATCGCCACGATCTGGACGCGACTTGAGGAGCTACGCTGGCCTATCTGCACCTTTATCGCGATGACGCTGGTGATGGTCTGGCTGGCTGGCGAGCTGTGGTTCTTCCGTCCGACTAGCCCGGCGCTGTCGGCGTTTGTTGGTGCCGTCCTGCTGCTGTTGAGCAATATCGTCTGGCTGGGCAGCCACTACCGCCGCCGCTTCAAGGCAGACAGCGCCATTGTTAGCGCCTGCTATTTTGCCGGTCACTTCCTGATTGTTCGCTCCCTCTACATTTAA
- a CDS encoding DUF1145 family protein, with protein sequence MLINLGRLMMLCVWAFLILNLVHPFPRPLNIFVNVALVFTVFMHALQMVMMKTALPKDGPQMTAAEQWRIFLFGVFELLVWQKRLKQKK encoded by the coding sequence ATGCTGATTAATCTGGGCCGACTCATGATGCTGTGCGTCTGGGCATTTCTGATCCTTAACCTGGTTCACCCCTTCCCGCGTCCGCTGAATATCTTCGTTAACGTGGCGCTGGTTTTCACCGTCTTTATGCATGCCTTACAGATGGTGATGATGAAAACCGCCCTGCCAAAAGATGGCCCGCAGATGACCGCCGCCGAGCAGTGGCGCATCTTTCTGTTTGGCGTCTTTGAGCTGCTGGTGTGGCAGAAAAGGCTTAAGCAGAAGAAGTAA